Part of the Leptolyngbya sp. BL0902 genome, TTCGGGCCGCTGCCGCTGATCGACATAGAGGCTCTGCACCTGCACCGTGCCCCCTGGCAGAATTTGGAGGGAGCTAGGATCGATAAACTGTCGCTCCTGCGCGGGGGGTGTGGTGGGCACCCAGGTATTGGCCCAGGCGGGGAGGCTCCAGGTTAGCACCATGCCGCACAGCCCGATAAGCCAGAGGCGCATCCCCCAGCGTCCAAATCCTATCCACTTACCCAACCCATCTATCTGTCTCGGAGCAGTCACCCAGGCAGCCTTTAAGCGATTCATCATCTGTTTCCTTACGGACTCAGTATTCAACCGTTGCACAAAAAAAGACCCTGCCTAGCAGAGTCTTTCTTGTAACTTAGCAAGGTTTTAAGGACGGGAAACCGCCAACCTTGGGGGCATCAGCCTAGAAGCTGGTGCGACGATATTGGCCACCGCCACCGCCGGAGCGGCTACCGCTAGCGGCTTGATTATCATCACGGGGACGAGCTTTGTTCACCCGCATCTCGCGACCCATCCACTCAGCACCGTCGAGGGCTTCGATGACGGTGTCTTCTTGGGTTTCGGCGGTCATGTCCACAAAGGCAAAACCACGAGGACGCCCGGTTTCCCGGTCGATGGGCAGGCTGACGCGGCTGACTTCACCGTATTCGTTGAAGACGCGCTCTAGGTCTTCACGGGTGACATCGTAGGACAAATTACCAACATAAATAGACATAGGATTCTCTCCAGATTAGCGAATGTATCGAGTAAACGGAGAAGAACCTGCGTCGGAAATCGAAATCGAAATGAAACAAGCGTAATCTACCGAAAACTGAACACGCCCATGGTAACACTCTCTTGAGGCGATTGGGGAAAGGTGGCTGCAACTTGGCTCCACGGCCCTCTCCTAGGGATCCTCCTGCGAGACGGTCGGCTAA contains:
- a CDS encoding RNA recognition motif domain-containing protein, with amino-acid sequence MSIYVGNLSYDVTREDLERVFNEYGEVSRVSLPIDRETGRPRGFAFVDMTAETQEDTVIEALDGAEWMGREMRVNKARPRDDNQAASGSRSGGGGGQYRRTSF